From a single Rutidosis leptorrhynchoides isolate AG116_Rl617_1_P2 chromosome 5, CSIRO_AGI_Rlap_v1, whole genome shotgun sequence genomic region:
- the LOC139850213 gene encoding uncharacterized protein, whose translation MFSDNINNLGEEIKNHSKAAAHWESIAELRPLSDQERLKWIEDKKLWITKERIQANMWKQKARIKWTLERDENSKFFHSFVKRRGHKNYMRGISINGTWSENPQEIKEEIFRYFSNIFKSNTIVEECYLDFYIGRVTEEDNTHLEERFSEDEIWTALKSCCSSKAPEPNGFSMKFYKKFWWLIKEDVLKIEMPHSY comes from the coding sequence ATGTTCTCTGACAATATTAACAACCTGGGGGAGGAAATAAAAAATCATTCAAAGGCTGCGGCACATTGGGAGTCTATAGCTGAATTGAGACCATTGTCTGATCAAGAAAGATTAAAGTGGATTGAGGATAAAAAGCTTTGGATTACGAAAGAAAGAATTCAAGCTAATATGTGGAAGCAAAAGGCGAGGATTAAATGGACACTTGAAAGAGACGAAAACTCCAAATTCTTCCATAGCTTTGTCAAAAGAAGAGGGCACAAAAATTATATGAGGGGTATCTCCATCAATGGTACTTGGTCAGAAAACCCGCAAGAAATCAAGGAGGAAATATTTCGCTACTTTTCCAACATTTTTAAGTCTAATACCATTGTTGAGGAGTGTTATTTGGATTTTTACATTGGGAGGGTAACAGAAGAGGATAACACACACCTTGAAGAAAGATTCAGTGAAGACGAGATATGGACAGCGTTAAAGAGTTGTTGTAGCTCCAAGGCACCAGAGCCGAACGGGTTCAGTATGAAATTCTATAAGAAATTCTGGTGGTTGATTAAAGAGGATGTGTTGAAaattgaaatgccccattcatattaa